In the Hydrogenimonas thermophila genome, AAGACAGAAGAGGGTGTAAGTCTTTTAGATGAAGCAGTTGAGAGAAATAGGATAGATCTAGTAAAACTTTTTATAGAACGAGGTCTTGATCCAGCTGAAACTTCTCGTAAAAGTGGCATGACAACATTAATGTTGGCAGCATGTTTTGATTATATTGAAATGATGGAGTTACTATTAGAACATGGTGCCGATTTATATGCCTCTGATGAGAATGGAATGAGTGCTTCAGACTACGCTCGTAAGCTTGGACGCAAACGAGCGCAGAAGTGGCTTGAAGATAAAATGGCTAACCCTTTTTAGCGGTTAATCATCCATGCTGAAAAAATGTCGAGGTAGTTCCAGAAACTCTGTTTGAGTTCTTCAGGTGCTTCGACAGGTTCTAGTGCCAGTGCAAAATTTTCAAGCCAAATTACACGTGCTTTAGCATCTATTGCAAATGGTTGGTGACGTTTACCCATCATTGGTGCGCCACGTCGTTCATTGAAGTATGGGTATCCACCACATATTTGAATAAAGAAGTCGGCACTATTGCGTTTAGCCTCTTCCAGACCTTCTGGAGTAGTAGGAAAAAGATGTTTAATTTCGCTTTGTACTAACAGATCATAAAAGCGGCTTACTAAAGCACGCATTCCTTCTTCTCCAATTGCTTGTAAAAATGCAGGGTCTGGCTTTGTAACAGGTGGTCTAAAACCAGGTCCACTAATAGGTGTTATTGTATAGTTCATAGATCTATCCTTTTTTGGAAAACTTTTTCCAAGTGTAGTGGATGATTTGTGAAATGTGCATAAAGTTTTAGAATTATTGGAGAAATTATGGATTTAGTACAGATAGTAGATAGTTTGCAAGGCAAGAAGATTCTTTTTCTAGGCCAGAGTCGAACAATGAGTGAAGAAGATATTGAACTATTTCTTGATCAGGTTGGTGCAGAAAAAGCAAAAGATGAATCTGATGAACCAATAGCATTAATTGTACTGGGACGTTTGATTAATCCTCATGAAGAGGCTTACAGCGATGAAAGAGAGAAAGCTGGAATACCTGTTGTTACTCTTGAAGAGTTAGAGAAGTATTATGCCAGCTATATAGATCCTGATGCACTACTTGGAAGTTTGACACTCTTTCCCAACCGTGAACGAATAATTAATTTA is a window encoding:
- a CDS encoding ankyrin repeat domain-containing protein produces the protein MNNVNKQTELIQAVENDLVLQAKRLLADGADINVTNEDNIPLLVIAIKNGASKEMIELLLDEGADVSWKTEEGVSLLDEAVERNRIDLVKLFIERGLDPAETSRKSGMTTLMLAACFDYIEMMELLLEHGADLYASDENGMSASDYARKLGRKRAQKWLEDKMANPF
- a CDS encoding globin, with protein sequence MNYTITPISGPGFRPPVTKPDPAFLQAIGEEGMRALVSRFYDLLVQSEIKHLFPTTPEGLEEAKRNSADFFIQICGGYPYFNERRGAPMMGKRHQPFAIDAKARVIWLENFALALEPVEAPEELKQSFWNYLDIFSAWMINR